A genomic region of Xiphophorus couchianus chromosome 18, X_couchianus-1.0, whole genome shotgun sequence contains the following coding sequences:
- the aldoca gene encoding fructose-bisphosphate aldolase C, with protein MTHQFPTLSEAQKRELHETALRIVSPGKGILAADESVGSMAKRLAQVGVENTEENRRQFRQILFSADDRINSCIGGVIFFHETLYQHSDNGVPFVKMIRDRGILVGVKVDKGVVPLAGTCGETTTQGLDGLAERCAQYKKDGAVFAKWRCVLKISDSNPSKLAITENANVLARCSSICQQNGIVPVIEPEILPDGDHDLKRCQYVTEKVLAAVYKAMSDHHVYLEGSLLKPNMVTPGHSCPTKYSAEEVAMASVTAMRRTVPPAVPGICFLSGGQSEEEASVHLNAINNCPLAKPWVLTFSFGRALQVSALRAWRGHKENEKTATEQFVKRAEVNSLACQGKYSGGDNYGEAGHRTFGSCHAY; from the exons ATGACGCACCAGTTCCCAACTCTCTCCGAGGCCCAGAAGAGGGAGCTCCATGAGACGGCTCTACGCATAGTTTCTCCAGGGAAGGGCATCCTGGCTGCAGATGAGTCTGTGG GCAGCATGGCCAAGCGGCTGGCCCAGGTCGGGGTGGAGAACACAGAGGAAAACCGCAGGCAGTTCCGTCAAATCCTCTTCAGTGCGGATGATCGCATCAACAGCTGCATTGGGGGAGTCATCTTCTTCCATGAGACCCTCTACCAGCACTCTGATAATGGCGTTCCCTTTGTGAAAATGATCAGGGACAGGGGGATCCTGGTTGGGGTCAAG GTTGACAAAGGCGTCGTTCCTCTGGCGGGAACATGCGGGGAAACCACCACGCAAG GTCTGGATGGCTTGGCGGAGCGCTGTGCGCAGTATAAGAAGGATGGAGCGGTGTTTGCAAAGTGGCGTTGCGTGCTCAAAATCAGCGACTCCAATCCATCGAAACTGGCAATCACAGAAAATGCAAATGTGCTGGCGCGCTGCTCGAGCATCTGCCAGCAG AATGGCATTGTGCCCGTCATTGAGCCAGAGATTTTACCTGATGGTGACCACGACCTGAAACGCTGCCAGTATGTCACAGAGAAG GTCCTGGCTGCAGTGTACAAGGCCATGTCAGACCACCATGTCTATCTGGAAGGCAGTCTGCTCAAACCCAACATGGTCACTCCTGGACACAGCTGCCCCACCAAGTACAGCGCAGAGGAGGTGGCAATGGCGTCCGTCACCGCCATGCGCCGCACCGTTCCCCCGGCCGTACCGG GGATTTGCTTCCTGTCTGGAGGTCAGAGTGAAGAAGAGGCCTCCGTCCACTTGAACGCCATCAACAACTGCCCCCTGGCCAAGCCCTGGGTCCTGACGTTCTCGTTCGGCCGGGCCCTGCAGGTGTCTGCCCTCAGAGCCTGGAGAGGGCACAAGGAGAACGAAAAAACCGCCACGGAGCAGTTTGTTAAGCGAGCAGAG GTGAACAGTCTGGCATGTCAGGGGAAATACAGCGGTGGTGATAACTATGGCGAGGCTGGACATCGCACCTTTGGCTCCTGCCATGCTTACTGA
- the srsf1a gene encoding serine/arginine-rich splicing factor 1A isoform X1 codes for MSGVVRGPAGNNDCRIYVGNLPPDIRTKDVEDVFYKYGTIRDIDLKNRRGGPPFAFIEFEDPRDADDAVYGRDGYDYDGYRLRVEFPRSGRGSRGGYGGIGGAPRGRYGPPSRRSEYRVVVSGLPQSGSWQDLKDHMREAGDVCYADVYRDGTGVVEFVRKEDMTYAVRKLDNTKFRSHEVCVRGFDDLSWIVMILCRVAVSIVTKCSFSRTPTPSPYRCPSVTSARGRNVAFSMSSSLVSARERLLTFV; via the exons ATGTCGGGTGTTGTGCGAGGCCCCGCTGGGAACAATGATTGCCGAATTTACGTGGGGAATCTCCCACCGGATATTCGCACCAAAGACGTGGAGGACGTGTTCTACAAGTACGGGACGATCCGAGATATCGACCTGAAGAACCGCAGAGGAGGTCCGCCGTTCGCCTTTATCGAGTTCGAAGACCCGAG GGACGCCGACGATGCGGTCTACGGACGTGATGGGTACGACTACGACGGCTACAGACTGCGGGTGGAGTTCCCACGGAGCGGCAGAGGCTCCAGAGGCGGGTATGGGGGCATCGGTGGAGCACCGAGGGGGAGATATGGACCTCCGTCCAGACGCTCAGAGTACCGGGTCGTTGTGTCAG GTCTTCCTCAGAGCGGCAGCTGGCAGGACCTGAAGGACCACATGCGCGAGGCGGGCGACGTCTGCTACGCCGACGTTTACAGGGACGGAACCGGAGTTGTAGAGTTTGTGCGCAAAGAGGACATGACCTATGCCGTCCGAAAGCTGGACAACACCAAATTCCGCTCCCACGAGGTATGTGTACGGGGTTTTGATGATCTGTCATGGATAGTGATGATTCTTTGCCGCGTCGCGGTGAGTATCGTAACGAAGTGTTCCTTTAGTCGCACGCCGACACCCAGCCCTTATCGTTGCCCGTCTGTAACTTCGGCCAGAGGCAGGAATGTTGCCTTTTCAATGTCAAGTTCTCTTGTGTCCGCCAGGGAGAGACTGCTTACATTCGTGTGA
- the srsf1a gene encoding serine/arginine-rich splicing factor 1A isoform X2: MSGVVRGPAGNNDCRIYVGNLPPDIRTKDVEDVFYKYGTIRDIDLKNRRGGPPFAFIEFEDPRDADDAVYGRDGYDYDGYRLRVEFPRSGRGSRGGYGGIGGAPRGRYGPPSRRSEYRVVVSGLPQSGSWQDLKDHMREAGDVCYADVYRDGTGVVEFVRKEDMTYAVRKLDNTKFRSHEGETAYIRVKLDGPRSPSYGRSRSRSRGSRSRSRSRSASRSRSNSRGRGRGSPRYSPRHSRSRSRS, encoded by the exons ATGTCGGGTGTTGTGCGAGGCCCCGCTGGGAACAATGATTGCCGAATTTACGTGGGGAATCTCCCACCGGATATTCGCACCAAAGACGTGGAGGACGTGTTCTACAAGTACGGGACGATCCGAGATATCGACCTGAAGAACCGCAGAGGAGGTCCGCCGTTCGCCTTTATCGAGTTCGAAGACCCGAG GGACGCCGACGATGCGGTCTACGGACGTGATGGGTACGACTACGACGGCTACAGACTGCGGGTGGAGTTCCCACGGAGCGGCAGAGGCTCCAGAGGCGGGTATGGGGGCATCGGTGGAGCACCGAGGGGGAGATATGGACCTCCGTCCAGACGCTCAGAGTACCGGGTCGTTGTGTCAG GTCTTCCTCAGAGCGGCAGCTGGCAGGACCTGAAGGACCACATGCGCGAGGCGGGCGACGTCTGCTACGCCGACGTTTACAGGGACGGAACCGGAGTTGTAGAGTTTGTGCGCAAAGAGGACATGACCTATGCCGTCCGAAAGCTGGACAACACCAAATTCCGCTCCCACGAG GGAGAGACTGCTTACATTCGTGTGAAATTAGACGGTCCCCGCAGCCCGAGTTACGGACGATCACGCTCCCGCAGCCGTGGCAGCAGAAGCCGGAGCCGCAGTCGCAGCGCCAGCCGCAGCCGCAGCAATTCCCGAGGCCGTGGCCGAGGATCTCCCCGCTACTCGCCCCGTCACAGCCGCTCTCGTTCCCGCTCTTAA
- the dynll2a gene encoding dynein, light chain, LC8-type 2a produces the protein MTDRKAVIKNADMSEDMQQDAVDCATQAMEKYNIEKDIAAYIKKEFDKKYNPTWHCIVGRNFGSYVTHETKHFIYFYLGQVAILLFKSG, from the exons ATGACCGACAGGAAAGCGGTGATCAAGAACGCGGACATGTCCGAGGACATGCAGCAGGACGCCGTGGACTGTGCCACCCAGGCCATGGAGAAGTACAACATAGAGAAGGACATTGCTGCCTACATCAAGAAG GAGTTTGACAAGAAGTACAACCCCACCTGGCACTGCATCGTTGGGAGGAACTTTGGTAGCTATGTCACCCACGAGACgaagcattttatttacttctacCTGGGCCAGGTGGCCATCTTGCTCTTCAAGTCCGGCTGA